One Mucilaginibacter ginkgonis genomic region harbors:
- a CDS encoding acyl-CoA carboxylase subunit beta translates to MDQKIETLNQKRLQALAGGGQARVDSQHKKGKLTARERLHFLMDEGSFQEIGMLVSHRSTDFGMEKENYPGDGVVTGYGTINGRPVYVFSQDFTVFGGSLSETHAEKICKIMDLAMQNGAPVIGLNDSGGARIQEGVVSLGGYADIFYRNTRASGVIPQLSAIMGPCAGGAVYSPAITDFILMVENTSYMFVTGPNVVKTVTHEEVTSEELGGANTHATKSGVTHFACANEIDAIQHIKKLLSYMPQNCEETAPAIPYQPGNESRPDLNSLLPENVQQPYDMRDVIEQVADGGSFLEVQKDFAPNIVVGFARLAGRSIGVVANQPAYLAGVLDRHSSVKGARFVRFCDSFNIPLLVFEDVPGFLPGTDQEWNAIITNGAKLLYAFSEATVPRITVITRKAYGGAYDVMNSKHIGADMNYAWPSAEIAVMGAKGAAEIIFKREITAAADPEAKWKEMEQLYSDKFANPYRAAERGFVDEVIEPSETRSKLIHAFKMLENKVVNLPRKKHGNIPL, encoded by the coding sequence GTGGACCAGAAGATAGAAACCCTTAATCAGAAACGCTTGCAAGCGTTGGCAGGCGGTGGCCAGGCACGTGTAGACAGTCAGCATAAAAAAGGCAAACTAACTGCCAGAGAACGGTTGCACTTTTTGATGGATGAGGGTTCGTTTCAGGAAATTGGTATGCTGGTCAGCCATCGTTCTACCGACTTTGGGATGGAGAAGGAAAACTATCCCGGTGATGGCGTAGTTACAGGCTATGGTACTATTAACGGTAGGCCTGTTTACGTCTTTTCGCAGGATTTTACCGTCTTTGGCGGCTCACTGTCGGAAACGCATGCCGAGAAGATCTGCAAGATCATGGACCTGGCAATGCAAAACGGCGCACCTGTTATTGGCCTGAATGACTCGGGAGGCGCGCGTATCCAGGAGGGAGTTGTATCGTTAGGTGGCTATGCTGATATTTTTTACCGCAATACGCGCGCATCCGGCGTGATACCTCAACTGTCGGCTATCATGGGACCATGCGCGGGAGGGGCAGTTTATTCGCCTGCCATTACCGATTTTATCTTAATGGTGGAGAACACTTCTTACATGTTTGTTACAGGGCCTAACGTGGTTAAAACGGTAACCCATGAAGAGGTAACATCCGAAGAACTTGGCGGCGCAAACACTCATGCCACCAAATCGGGCGTAACACATTTCGCGTGTGCAAATGAGATAGATGCCATTCAGCATATTAAAAAATTGCTAAGCTATATGCCGCAGAATTGTGAGGAAACCGCACCTGCAATCCCGTACCAACCAGGCAACGAATCCCGACCGGATTTAAATAGTTTACTCCCAGAAAACGTGCAGCAGCCTTACGATATGCGCGACGTTATTGAGCAGGTTGCAGACGGCGGCAGCTTTTTAGAAGTACAAAAAGATTTTGCACCAAATATTGTGGTCGGCTTTGCGCGGCTGGCCGGCAGAAGCATCGGTGTTGTAGCCAATCAGCCTGCGTATTTGGCGGGCGTGTTAGACAGGCACTCATCAGTGAAAGGCGCCCGTTTTGTACGTTTCTGCGATAGCTTTAATATTCCGCTTTTAGTATTCGAAGATGTTCCCGGTTTCTTACCCGGTACCGATCAGGAGTGGAATGCCATTATCACCAACGGCGCTAAACTGCTGTACGCTTTCAGCGAAGCAACAGTACCACGCATTACCGTGATCACCCGTAAAGCCTACGGCGGTGCTTATGATGTAATGAACTCTAAGCATATTGGCGCGGATATGAATTACGCGTGGCCATCGGCAGAGATAGCTGTGATGGGGGCGAAGGGTGCTGCCGAGATCATCTTTAAAAGAGAGATCACCGCCGCAGCCGATCCTGAAGCCAAATGGAAGGAGATGGAGCAGTTATACTCAGACAAGTTTGCTAATCCGTACCGTGCTGCAGAGCGTGGCTTTGTTGACGAGGTAATAGAACCATCGGAAACCCGCAGCAAGTTGATCCACGCCTTTAAAATGCTGGAGAACAAAGTGGTAAACCTACCACGCAAAAAGCACGGGAATATTCCGTTGTAA
- a CDS encoding glycoside hydrolase family 31 protein: protein MQVEILGQAGEINKQDNTLIIKSEIATAKISVYSPTIIRVQVMRNPDAKDHSYAVIQQAGSNFDFTEDDAGFEIRTSALKLVIEKDLLRFNFYTADGKELSRDDERFGINWQGERVVNYRKVYADERFIGLGEKTGDLDRRGCNYINWNSDVPFYTEKSDPLYQTFPFFIGIHSGATYGLFFDNTHRSFFDFGATTDHKMSWFGADGGDMNYYFFGAQSVAEIIKDYTWLTGRMEMPPLWSLGYQQCRWSYMSAQEILDIAKTFRDHNIPADVMYCDIDYMDGFKIFTWNNETFPDPKSFIDKLKEMGFRLVTIVDPGIKMEEGYKQYDEGVENEYFAKYPNGENFVGEVWPGRCHFPDFFRDDVREWWGASFTALTEPGVEGFWNDMNEPAAWGQNLPWMVKFGDKYMPEVRNVYGMQMARATYEGTKKILGKRPFVLTRAAYSGTQRYSAVWTGDNSAYDEHMLLGQRLVNSLGLSGMSFTGVDIGGFSYNPTPELMVRWNSLGVYTPMYRNHAQQGTVMREPWEWGADNEAIIRKDIELRYQLLPYVYSTFYQSAQTGLPVARSLAIGHTFDAAVYKSEFQNQFMFGDSLLVAPVASAADTARVYLPQGNWYRFGTDEHFMGSAEYTVEAPLNNLPVFAKAGAIIPIQNIVQNTNEKGDGILLIHIWNGEETNTFTYYEDDGLSYDNEQGVYYKRDITFDPSSRQIIFGEVEGSFVSRFDKVQVVMHGFEGLEHTATLDNIKDQVIFTL, encoded by the coding sequence ATGCAGGTAGAAATATTAGGCCAAGCGGGCGAGATTAACAAGCAAGACAATACACTGATTATAAAGTCGGAAATAGCCACAGCAAAGATCAGCGTTTATAGCCCCACGATCATACGGGTGCAGGTAATGCGAAACCCTGATGCCAAAGATCATTCTTATGCTGTTATACAACAGGCAGGAAGCAATTTTGATTTTACCGAAGATGATGCCGGCTTTGAGATAAGAACTTCGGCCCTTAAGCTGGTCATCGAGAAAGATCTCCTTAGGTTCAACTTTTACACCGCTGATGGTAAAGAACTAAGCCGCGACGACGAACGCTTTGGCATTAACTGGCAAGGCGAGCGTGTGGTTAACTATCGCAAAGTATACGCCGACGAACGTTTCATAGGGTTGGGTGAAAAAACCGGGGATCTTGACCGCCGCGGTTGCAACTATATAAACTGGAACAGCGACGTGCCTTTCTATACCGAAAAGTCGGATCCATTATATCAAACCTTTCCGTTCTTTATTGGCATACATAGCGGCGCCACATACGGATTATTTTTCGACAACACCCATCGCAGCTTTTTTGATTTTGGTGCCACTACCGATCACAAGATGAGCTGGTTTGGCGCTGATGGTGGCGATATGAATTATTACTTTTTTGGCGCACAATCTGTTGCCGAGATCATTAAAGACTATACCTGGCTTACCGGCCGCATGGAAATGCCGCCGCTATGGTCGCTGGGATATCAGCAGTGCCGCTGGAGCTACATGAGCGCGCAGGAAATTTTAGATATCGCCAAAACGTTTCGCGATCATAACATCCCGGCCGATGTAATGTATTGCGACATCGATTACATGGATGGCTTCAAGATATTCACCTGGAATAACGAGACCTTCCCCGACCCTAAGTCTTTTATAGACAAGTTGAAAGAAATGGGGTTCCGGCTGGTGACCATTGTTGACCCGGGAATCAAAATGGAAGAAGGCTATAAGCAATATGATGAGGGTGTCGAAAACGAATACTTTGCCAAATACCCTAACGGCGAAAACTTTGTTGGCGAGGTTTGGCCGGGCCGCTGCCATTTCCCCGATTTCTTTAGGGATGACGTTCGCGAATGGTGGGGCGCATCCTTTACCGCATTGACCGAACCCGGTGTCGAGGGTTTTTGGAACGATATGAATGAGCCTGCCGCGTGGGGACAAAATCTACCATGGATGGTTAAGTTTGGCGATAAGTACATGCCCGAAGTGCGGAATGTGTACGGCATGCAAATGGCCCGCGCTACTTACGAAGGCACTAAAAAGATATTGGGCAAGCGCCCATTTGTGCTTACCCGCGCTGCTTATAGCGGCACGCAACGCTATTCCGCTGTATGGACCGGCGATAATTCGGCGTATGATGAGCACATGCTTTTGGGACAGCGTTTGGTAAATAGCTTAGGGTTGAGTGGTATGTCCTTCACCGGGGTAGATATCGGCGGTTTTAGCTATAACCCTACTCCTGAGTTGATGGTGCGCTGGAATTCTCTTGGCGTTTATACACCGATGTACCGCAACCATGCGCAGCAGGGCACTGTTATGCGCGAGCCTTGGGAATGGGGTGCGGACAATGAAGCCATCATCCGGAAGGATATAGAGTTGAGGTACCAACTGTTGCCATATGTTTATTCAACTTTTTATCAGTCGGCACAAACCGGCTTGCCGGTCGCAAGGTCTTTAGCTATCGGGCACACCTTTGATGCTGCGGTTTACAAGTCAGAATTCCAAAACCAATTTATGTTTGGCGATTCATTGTTGGTGGCTCCTGTGGCAAGTGCTGCTGATACTGCAAGGGTTTACCTGCCACAAGGCAACTGGTACCGTTTTGGTACCGACGAGCACTTCATGGGGAGCGCTGAATATACCGTTGAAGCGCCGCTCAACAACTTGCCTGTGTTCGCAAAGGCCGGCGCCATAATTCCAATACAAAATATCGTTCAAAACACTAATGAAAAAGGTGATGGCATTTTGCTCATACACATTTGGAACGGTGAGGAAACAAATACATTCACTTATTACGAGGATGACGGCTTAAGTTATGACAATGAACAAGGCGTTTATTACAAGCGTGACATAACATTCGACCCGTCGTCAAGGCAGATCATTTTTGGCGAAGTTGAAGGAAGTTTTGTTTCAAGATTTGATAAAGTACAAGTAGTGATGCATGGGTTTGAGGGGTTAGAACACACCGCGACACTTGACAATATTAAAGACCAAGTGATATTCACTCTATAA
- a CDS encoding nucleotidyltransferase family protein, which produces MKPTLLILAAGMASRYGSMKQVDGFGPNGETIIDYSIHDAIKAGFGKISFIIREEFLDSFKSIFEPKLKGKVETDYVFQNFDLKPFGIDEEIERAKPWGTAHAVLSARNQVHEPFCVINADDYYGYDAFEKMAKFLTTEVADDKYSLVGYQIDKTLSDYGSVSRGVCKVNDQGNMVEINERTEVYFKDGDVFYKDANGETQLPTDTRVSMNFWGFTPAVFEQSLPMFQKFVQENKDNPKAEFFIPLVADELIKSGIAEFKVIPTSSKWFGVTYKEDKPIVQDSIAKLVESGTYPTKLWD; this is translated from the coding sequence ATGAAACCTACATTATTGATCTTAGCTGCCGGTATGGCCAGTCGCTATGGCAGCATGAAACAAGTTGACGGCTTTGGCCCTAATGGCGAAACCATCATCGACTATTCTATACATGATGCTATTAAAGCCGGTTTCGGTAAGATCAGCTTTATCATCCGCGAAGAATTTCTGGATAGCTTTAAGAGCATCTTTGAGCCTAAACTGAAAGGTAAAGTAGAAACCGATTACGTTTTCCAAAACTTCGACCTTAAGCCATTTGGCATAGACGAAGAGATAGAACGTGCAAAACCATGGGGCACCGCTCACGCGGTGTTATCTGCCCGCAACCAGGTGCACGAGCCTTTTTGCGTGATCAACGCTGATGACTACTATGGTTATGATGCGTTCGAGAAGATGGCCAAGTTTTTAACCACTGAAGTGGCTGATGACAAATATTCGCTGGTAGGTTACCAGATAGATAAAACTTTATCAGACTATGGTTCTGTATCGCGCGGTGTTTGTAAAGTGAACGACCAAGGCAACATGGTTGAGATCAATGAACGTACAGAAGTTTATTTTAAGGATGGCGACGTATTTTACAAAGATGCCAACGGCGAAACGCAGCTGCCTACAGACACTCGTGTATCTATGAACTTTTGGGGCTTCACGCCTGCTGTTTTTGAGCAGAGCCTTCCCATGTTCCAAAAATTTGTGCAGGAGAATAAAGATAATCCAAAAGCAGAATTTTTTATTCCGCTTGTTGCCGACGAACTGATCAAATCTGGCATTGCAGAATTTAAAGTGATCCCTACCTCGTCAAAATGGTTCGGTGTAACTTATAAAGAAGACAAACCTATCGTTCAGGATAGCATTGCCAAACTGGTTGAGAGCGGCACCTATCCTACTAAACTTTGGGATTAA
- a CDS encoding M42 family metallopeptidase, which produces MPQDKKEKKPHVPVVTETSLAFFEKYINNPSPTGFEWKGQQMWLEYLKPYIDDHYVDNYGTTVGIINPGADYKVVIEAHADEISWFVNYITSDGLIYVIRNGGSDHQIAPSKRVDIHTDNGIVKAVFGWPAIHTRTGGEKEEAPTLKNIFLDCGATSKEEVEKLGIHVGCVITYEDEFMVLHDRYYVGRALDNRAGGFMIAEVARLLKENNKTLPFGLYIVNAVQEEIGLRGAEMIAHHIKPNVAIITDVTHDTTTPMINKIIQGDLACGKGPVVSYAPAVQNNLNKLLVETAQKNDIPFQRQASSRSTGTDTDAFAYSNDGVPSALISLPLRYMHTTVEMIHKEDVDNVIRLIYECLLNISNGQDFKYFK; this is translated from the coding sequence ATGCCCCAGGATAAAAAAGAGAAAAAACCACACGTTCCGGTGGTTACAGAAACGTCTTTAGCGTTTTTTGAAAAATATATAAACAACCCCTCGCCTACCGGTTTTGAATGGAAAGGCCAGCAAATGTGGCTTGAATATTTGAAGCCATACATTGATGACCATTACGTAGATAACTACGGCACTACAGTAGGTATAATCAACCCCGGGGCCGATTACAAAGTGGTGATAGAGGCCCATGCCGACGAGATATCCTGGTTTGTAAATTATATTACCAGCGATGGGTTGATCTACGTGATACGTAATGGCGGCTCCGACCACCAGATAGCCCCTTCGAAACGCGTTGATATCCATACGGACAATGGCATAGTTAAAGCGGTTTTCGGCTGGCCGGCGATACATACCCGCACGGGCGGCGAAAAAGAAGAGGCACCAACTTTAAAGAACATCTTCCTGGATTGCGGCGCAACTTCTAAAGAAGAAGTAGAGAAGTTGGGCATCCATGTAGGCTGTGTGATCACGTACGAAGATGAGTTTATGGTACTGCACGACCGCTACTACGTAGGCCGCGCACTGGATAACCGTGCCGGCGGATTTATGATAGCCGAGGTTGCACGCTTGCTGAAGGAAAACAACAAGACTTTACCTTTCGGCCTATACATCGTTAACGCGGTGCAGGAAGAGATAGGGCTTCGCGGTGCAGAGATGATAGCCCATCACATCAAACCAAATGTGGCCATCATAACAGACGTAACGCATGATACCACTACCCCAATGATCAATAAGATCATTCAGGGCGACCTTGCATGCGGCAAAGGCCCCGTAGTATCTTACGCGCCTGCCGTGCAAAACAATCTAAATAAGTTATTGGTTGAAACTGCACAGAAGAATGATATACCGTTTCAGCGGCAGGCATCTTCGCGGTCGACAGGGACAGATACCGACGCGTTTGCATACTCAAACGATGGTGTACCGTCTGCATTAATATCGTTGCCGTTACGGTACATGCATACAACTGTAGAGATGATCCATAAAGAAGATGTTGATAACGTGATCAGGTTAATTTATGAGTGCTTGTTAAATATCAGCAACGGACAAGATTTTAAATATTTCAAATAA
- a CDS encoding GNAT family N-acetyltransferase, translating into MIIEQIRPQVTWWLRRDVLYPNEQPADMAMPEDETGMHFGGFHNGRLIAVVSLFMNGKDFQFRKFAVQHEAQGKDYGKQLLEFLVNFSTGEGAQRLWCNARESAIGFYSRFGFISKGETFERKGINYTVMEKKLMGFTY; encoded by the coding sequence ATGATCATAGAACAAATACGCCCGCAGGTAACATGGTGGCTGCGCAGGGATGTACTCTATCCCAATGAGCAACCGGCGGATATGGCCATGCCCGAAGATGAGACAGGTATGCATTTTGGCGGCTTTCATAACGGGCGGCTTATCGCGGTGGTGTCGCTGTTTATGAATGGCAAAGACTTCCAATTCCGAAAGTTTGCCGTTCAGCATGAGGCACAGGGCAAAGACTATGGAAAACAGCTGCTTGAATTTCTTGTTAACTTTTCGACGGGAGAAGGTGCCCAACGTTTATGGTGTAACGCCAGGGAAAGCGCCATTGGTTTTTACAGCCGCTTCGGCTTTATTTCTAAAGGCGAAACTTTTGAACGCAAGGGAATAAATTACACCGTGATGGAGAAAAAACTTATGGGCTTTACTTACTAA
- a CDS encoding type II toxin-antitoxin system HicB family antitoxin — protein MKPEPEGGFTVNVPALPGCISYGETLEEARTNAQEAIELYIESLRAHGEEIPSDENVLEYNIQLS, from the coding sequence TTGAAACCAGAACCAGAGGGTGGCTTCACGGTTAATGTGCCGGCCTTGCCCGGTTGCATAAGTTATGGTGAAACACTTGAAGAGGCGAGAACTAATGCCCAGGAAGCGATAGAACTATATATTGAAAGTCTACGAGCCCATGGCGAAGAGATTCCTTCAGACGAAAACGTGCTGGAATATAATATCCAGCTGTCTTAA
- a CDS encoding type II toxin-antitoxin system HicA family toxin codes for MPKQSYSSREIIKLLEDGGFILDQVKGSHHIYYHPVDKKRAVVPHPKKELPYGTARSILKQAGFL; via the coding sequence ATGCCCAAGCAAAGCTATAGCTCCAGGGAAATAATAAAATTACTGGAAGACGGTGGTTTTATACTCGACCAGGTTAAAGGAAGCCACCATATTTACTATCATCCGGTTGATAAAAAGCGTGCGGTTGTGCCCCATCCTAAAAAAGAGCTGCCATATGGTACGGCGCGTAGCATACTTAAACAAGCCGGCTTTCTATAG
- a CDS encoding TMEM175 family protein encodes MANHFLEQHDPDRREFQIDRLILFTDAVFAIAITLLIIEIKPPYVPDNSTPADQLNQLHHLVGKFIGFILSFFVIATYWRGHHRIFGFVTNYDEKLIWLNFRFLLTIVLMPFSSAYYSESGAYSVPFYFYHANIILTSIANYMLIKYVFDPKNNVVEHQPSPLLKKMFLTRGFAIPAIFLLGVLLSFLPFSPSWTITISRMCPILIWPVFYFIRRYYSRDIKQHELKNTEERLADEEESRLS; translated from the coding sequence ATGGCTAATCACTTCCTAGAACAACACGACCCTGATAGAAGGGAATTTCAAATAGACCGTTTGATCCTATTTACGGACGCGGTTTTCGCTATCGCGATAACGCTGCTTATCATTGAAATCAAGCCGCCTTATGTACCCGATAATTCCACGCCGGCAGACCAACTGAATCAGCTGCACCATCTGGTGGGTAAATTCATTGGCTTTATACTTAGCTTTTTTGTGATAGCAACCTATTGGCGCGGGCACCACCGCATTTTTGGTTTTGTTACCAATTACGATGAAAAGCTAATATGGCTAAACTTCAGGTTTTTGCTTACCATAGTGTTGATGCCATTTTCATCGGCCTATTACAGCGAAAGCGGTGCTTATAGCGTTCCTTTTTATTTCTACCATGCCAACATCATCCTCACCAGCATTGCCAATTACATGCTGATAAAGTATGTGTTCGATCCAAAGAACAACGTTGTTGAGCACCAGCCAAGCCCGCTGCTCAAAAAAATGTTCCTTACCCGCGGTTTTGCCATACCTGCCATATTTCTGTTAGGGGTGCTGTTGTCATTTTTGCCTTTTTCTCCGTCATGGACCATTACCATCAGCCGCATGTGCCCCATCCTGATCTGGCCTGTGTTTTATTTCATAAGGCGCTATTATTCAAGGGACATAAAGCAACACGAACTGAAAAACACCGAGGAGCGCTTGGCTGATGAAGAGGAGAGCAGGTTGTCTTGA
- the gap gene encoding type I glyceraldehyde-3-phosphate dehydrogenase produces MKIGINGFGRIGRLAFRAAIARPDIEVVGINDLVEPDYMAYMLKYDSTHGKFDGTIAVEGGHLVVNGKTIRVTAEKDPANLKWNEVGAEVIIESTGLFLTLETAQKHIDAGAKKVVMSAPAKDDTPTFVMGVNHKELKAEQTIVSNASCTTNCLAPIAKVLNDKFGIEEGLMSTVHAVTATQKTVDSPSAKDWRGGRGAYQNIIPSSTGAAKAVTLVIPELKGKLTGMSFRVPVADVSVVDLTVKLKNGASYEAIKSAMKEAADGELKGILGYTEDDVVSEDFKGDPRTSIFDAKAGIALNDNFVKVVSWYDNEWGYSNKLIDLVQEIGKL; encoded by the coding sequence ATGAAGATAGGAATTAACGGTTTTGGCCGTATCGGCCGTTTGGCTTTCAGGGCTGCAATTGCAAGACCTGACATTGAAGTTGTAGGTATCAATGACCTTGTTGAGCCTGATTACATGGCTTACATGCTTAAATATGATTCAACCCACGGTAAATTCGACGGCACTATCGCTGTTGAAGGCGGCCACCTGGTTGTAAACGGTAAAACCATCCGTGTAACTGCAGAAAAAGACCCTGCTAACCTTAAATGGAATGAAGTAGGCGCTGAAGTGATCATCGAGTCGACCGGCTTATTTTTAACCTTAGAAACTGCTCAGAAACACATTGATGCGGGTGCTAAAAAAGTAGTAATGAGCGCCCCTGCAAAAGATGATACCCCTACGTTTGTAATGGGTGTTAATCATAAAGAGTTAAAGGCGGAACAAACCATCGTATCCAACGCGTCTTGTACCACCAACTGTTTGGCTCCTATCGCGAAGGTACTGAATGATAAATTTGGTATCGAAGAAGGCTTGATGAGTACTGTACACGCGGTTACCGCTACTCAGAAAACTGTCGACAGCCCGTCAGCAAAAGACTGGAGAGGCGGCCGTGGTGCTTACCAGAACATCATCCCTTCATCAACAGGTGCTGCTAAAGCCGTTACGTTGGTTATCCCTGAGTTAAAAGGTAAACTAACCGGCATGAGCTTCCGTGTACCTGTTGCAGACGTTTCTGTGGTTGACTTAACCGTGAAATTGAAAAACGGTGCAAGCTACGAAGCCATTAAATCTGCCATGAAAGAAGCCGCAGACGGCGAGTTGAAAGGCATTTTAGGTTATACTGAAGATGACGTGGTTTCTGAAGATTTCAAAGGTGATCCGCGCACTTCAATATTCGACGCTAAAGCAGGTATCGCGCTTAACGACAACTTTGTTAAGGTTGTATCATGGTACGATAACGAGTGGGGTTATTCAAATAAATTGATAGACCTTGTACAAGAAATAGGCAAACTATAA
- the pfkA gene encoding 6-phosphofructokinase has protein sequence MSKVSKIAVLTSGGDAPGMNPCIRAVVRTAMYNNVKMVGVRQGYKGLIEDDIYDMDSRSVSNILNLGGTILKTARCAEFRTPEGMETAYNNLKKRGVDALVVIGGDGTFTGALRFSKQYPDMAIMGVPGTIDNDLFGSDFTLGFDTATNTVVDALDKIRDTADAHDRLFFIEVMGRDAGCIALRAGISCGAEAIMLPEKDTAIADLIASVKSNQAKKSSSIVIVAEGDKNGGAYDVAQKVKAEVKSYDVKVTILGHLQRGGSPSAFDRVLGSRLGFSAVNALIQGETQKMVGLRGNKIELTKIEQALTHQFKLEDDLMLMSDILSI, from the coding sequence ATGAGCAAAGTTTCTAAGATTGCTGTTTTAACATCCGGTGGCGATGCCCCCGGCATGAACCCTTGTATAAGGGCGGTTGTACGTACTGCTATGTACAACAATGTTAAAATGGTGGGTGTAAGGCAAGGCTATAAAGGGCTTATAGAGGATGATATTTACGACATGGACAGCCGTTCTGTGAGTAATATCCTAAACCTTGGGGGCACCATTCTCAAAACCGCCCGTTGTGCCGAGTTCCGCACGCCCGAAGGTATGGAAACTGCTTACAATAACCTTAAAAAACGCGGCGTTGATGCCCTGGTAGTAATTGGCGGCGATGGTACTTTTACCGGTGCCTTGCGCTTCTCTAAACAATACCCCGATATGGCCATAATGGGCGTGCCGGGGACTATAGATAATGATCTTTTCGGATCCGACTTTACTTTAGGCTTTGACACTGCGACCAATACCGTTGTGGATGCCCTGGATAAGATCCGCGACACCGCAGACGCGCACGACCGATTATTCTTTATAGAAGTAATGGGCCGCGACGCAGGTTGTATCGCTTTACGCGCAGGTATTTCGTGCGGCGCCGAAGCGATTATGCTTCCCGAGAAAGACACCGCTATTGCAGATCTTATCGCATCGGTTAAATCTAACCAGGCAAAAAAATCATCAAGCATTGTTATCGTTGCAGAAGGTGATAAAAACGGCGGCGCCTATGATGTTGCGCAAAAGGTTAAAGCAGAGGTAAAATCTTACGATGTAAAGGTGACCATATTAGGCCACCTGCAGCGCGGCGGCAGCCCAAGCGCCTTTGACCGTGTGCTGGGCAGCAGGCTTGGGTTTAGCGCAGTAAACGCGCTGATACAAGGCGAAACGCAAAAGATGGTTGGCCTTAGAGGCAACAAAATAGAACTAACCAAGATTGAACAGGCGCTTACACATCAGTTTAAGTTGGAAGACGACCTGATGCTGATGTCTGATATATTGTCGATATAA
- a CDS encoding NUDIX hydrolase encodes MDELLPKFESVFSIDCVIFGFDAGELKVLLIERNEEPFKDWFALPGYIVGQQESIDDAAERILNELTGLRGLHMEQFHTFGEVNRHPQGRVVTVAYYALIRINGQKELRPVTQYARKAFWHPVNELPKLAFDHSEIFNTGFNKIRRRLSYQPIAFELLPEKFTLTQLQMLYEAILNKKLDKRNFRKKMLSYGFLKELDEKQRGVSYRAAKLYKFDKRKYTKIFQNELTVEG; translated from the coding sequence TTGGACGAACTACTACCTAAGTTTGAGTCGGTTTTTTCTATCGACTGTGTGATATTCGGTTTCGATGCCGGCGAGTTAAAAGTACTGCTCATAGAACGTAACGAAGAGCCTTTTAAAGACTGGTTTGCCCTGCCGGGCTACATAGTTGGCCAGCAGGAAAGCATTGACGACGCTGCCGAGCGTATCCTTAACGAGCTTACAGGTTTGCGCGGCCTGCACATGGAGCAATTCCACACCTTCGGCGAAGTTAACCGCCACCCGCAAGGCCGTGTGGTAACAGTTGCCTACTACGCGCTCATTCGTATCAACGGACAAAAGGAGCTGCGCCCGGTGACCCAGTACGCGCGTAAAGCATTCTGGCACCCGGTTAACGAGTTGCCTAAACTGGCATTTGACCATAGCGAGATCTTCAACACAGGTTTCAATAAAATTCGCCGTAGGTTAAGCTATCAGCCTATAGCGTTTGAACTGCTACCGGAAAAGTTTACACTTACACAGCTGCAAATGCTTTATGAAGCCATCCTGAACAAAAAATTGGACAAGCGCAACTTCCGCAAAAAGATGCTGAGCTATGGTTTCCTGAAAGAGCTTGACGAAAAACAACGCGGTGTATCATACCGTGCCGCCAAGCTTTACAAATTCGACAAGCGTAAATACACCAAGATTTTTCAAAACGAACTGACTGTAGAAGGGTAA